A single region of the Bacteroidota bacterium genome encodes:
- the lpcA gene encoding D-sedoheptulose 7-phosphate isomerase, with protein MNSIKQHFEEASHILTQFLNNDSNFEAIEKAGQLMVDAVKNDGKILSCGNGGSMCDAMHFAEELTGKYRNDRPAIGAISMSDVSHMACVGNDYGYDYVFSRYLEAVGRKGDVLLAISSSGNSTNVIKAMEVAKQKGIKIVGLTGKDGGKMAGLCDVEIRAPHSPYADRAQEIHIKIIHSLIDYIENHV; from the coding sequence ATGAACTCTATTAAACAGCACTTTGAAGAAGCTTCTCATATTTTAACACAATTTTTAAATAATGATTCCAATTTTGAAGCTATAGAAAAAGCTGGGCAATTAATGGTAGATGCGGTTAAAAATGACGGTAAAATTTTAAGTTGTGGCAATGGAGGCAGTATGTGCGATGCCATGCACTTTGCAGAGGAATTAACCGGTAAATATAGAAATGACAGGCCTGCTATTGGGGCTATTTCTATGAGTGACGTGAGCCACATGGCTTGTGTGGGAAATGATTACGGTTACGATTACGTTTTTAGCAGATACCTCGAAGCCGTTGGCCGCAAAGGGGATGTACTTTTGGCTATTTCCAGCAGTGGTAATTCTACTAACGTAATTAAAGCCATGGAGGTGGCAAAACAAAAAGGTATTAAAATAGTAGGACTAACGGGTAAAGACGGTGGCAAAATGGCTGGCTTATGCGATGTAGAAATAAGAGCGCCACACAGCCCGTATGCTGACAGAGCCCAGGAAATTCATATTAAAATTATTCATTCGCTGATTGACTATATCGAAAATCACGTTTAG
- a CDS encoding UDP-2,3-diacylglucosamine diphosphatase, which yields MQKKTYFISDFHLGIPTFEESREREKRIISFLNEIEADCKELYIVGDIFDFWFEFKTVVPKGFVRLLAKLAHFTDSGIPVHVFHGNHDLWQFGYLEKEIGCMVYSKPIIKTIAGKKLYIGHGDGLGPRQFKFKFILGIYRNKFFQRLFAFFHPNIGIGIANWFSHKSKEKTYSDNHAFYGEKEFLIQHARQFLAHENIDFFIFGHRHLPMVYQLTKTSSYINLGDWIEYNTYLVIDEDSVALKSYTSPSESFVYSEK from the coding sequence GTGCAAAAAAAAACTTACTTCATATCAGACTTTCATTTAGGTATTCCCACTTTTGAAGAAAGTAGAGAACGCGAAAAACGTATCATATCATTTTTAAATGAAATAGAAGCCGATTGCAAAGAGCTTTATATTGTTGGTGATATTTTTGATTTTTGGTTTGAGTTTAAAACCGTTGTTCCAAAAGGTTTTGTCCGTTTACTGGCTAAATTAGCCCATTTTACAGATAGTGGAATTCCCGTTCATGTTTTTCACGGTAACCACGATTTATGGCAATTTGGTTATTTAGAGAAAGAAATTGGATGTATGGTTTACAGTAAACCCATTATAAAAACCATAGCAGGTAAAAAATTATACATTGGCCATGGCGATGGATTAGGCCCGCGTCAGTTTAAATTTAAATTCATATTAGGCATATACAGGAACAAGTTTTTTCAACGCTTATTTGCCTTTTTTCACCCAAACATAGGTATAGGTATAGCCAACTGGTTTAGCCATAAAAGCAAAGAAAAAACCTATAGCGATAACCATGCTTTTTATGGTGAAAAAGAATTCTTAATTCAACATGCGCGTCAATTTTTAGCACATGAAAATATTGATTTTTTTATTTTTGGTCACAGGCATTTGCCTATGGTTTATCAACTCACCAAAACAAGTTCCTATATTAATTTAGGCGATTGGATTGAATACAATACCTATTTAGTAATTGATGAAGATAGTGTAGCGTTAAAAAGTTACACAAGTCCCTCAGAGAGTTTTGTTTACTCGGAAAAATGA
- a CDS encoding lactate utilization protein, whose product MEQQVTPKEKILKKVRQALTFKGKNQYANIDLDSNVYVQPSSDSNVVEVFARQLTEASGQFIYCSNQFDFLDKLITLLDQRKWKHFFCWEHQLQDMLKDTGINFSHRKEFLDKVQGAITSCEALIARTGTILVSSSANSRALTIWPPVHIVMAKKSQVVMEMKDGFQLVKNRYGKNIPSMLSFITGPSRTADIESTLVIGAHGPTEIFVFVVDDERKD is encoded by the coding sequence GTGGAGCAGCAAGTAACGCCTAAAGAAAAAATACTTAAAAAAGTAAGACAAGCACTTACTTTTAAAGGTAAAAATCAATATGCCAATATTGATTTGGATAGCAATGTTTATGTGCAGCCCAGCTCAGATAGCAATGTAGTAGAAGTATTTGCCAGGCAACTAACCGAAGCAAGTGGCCAGTTTATATACTGCAGCAACCAATTCGATTTTTTAGATAAATTGATAACCCTACTTGACCAACGTAAATGGAAACATTTTTTCTGTTGGGAACATCAATTGCAGGATATGCTAAAAGATACCGGTATTAATTTTAGCCATAGAAAAGAATTTTTAGATAAAGTGCAGGGTGCTATTACTTCGTGCGAGGCTTTAATTGCACGTACAGGCACTATATTAGTAAGTTCAAGTGCCAATAGCAGGGCATTAACCATATGGCCTCCGGTACATATAGTAATGGCCAAAAAATCGCAAGTGGTAATGGAAATGAAAGATGGCTTTCAACTGGTTAAAAACAGGTACGGAAAAAACATACCATCTATGCTTAGTTTTATTACAGGCCCTAGCAGAACAGCAGATATTGAAAGCACCTTGGTAATTGGGGCCCATGGTCCTACAGAAATTTTTGTTTTTGTGGTGGACGATGAAAGAAAAGACTAG
- a CDS encoding methylmalonyl-CoA mutase family protein, protein MTENKKFITDSNIEIKELYSPAGNLVNNELPGEFPYTRGVQPDMYRGRLWTMRQYAGFSTAEESNKRYKYLLANGTMGLSVAFDLPTQIGYDSDHVMSEGEVGKVGVAIDSLRDIETLFDGIQLQDITTSMTINATASTLLSFYIALAKKQGADIKKISGTIQNDILKEYAARGTYIYPPKPSMRIITDIFEYCSKEVPKWNTISISGYHIREAGSTAVQEIAFTLANAKAYSEAAIAKGLDINVFGQRLSFFFNAHNNFFEEIAKFRAARRMWAKMAKDLGATNPKAMMLRFHTQTGGSTLQAQQAENNIARVTIQAMAAVLGGTQSLHTNGFDEALSLPTEAAARTALRTQQIIAFESGVVDTVDPLGGSYFIEELTNQVEAEAWKYIERIDAMGGSVNAIEQGYMQNEIASASYKYQTDIERNEKVIVGVNKFTVKEEVAPPAFKIDDSIRVQQTARINQLKAERDNDKVKYCLTQLDQAAKDGSNVMPFIIDAVEQYATLGEVADTFRNVFGEYKA, encoded by the coding sequence ATGACGGAAAACAAAAAATTTATAACCGATAGCAACATAGAAATAAAAGAACTTTATAGCCCCGCAGGTAATTTAGTAAATAATGAATTACCGGGTGAATTTCCTTACACAAGAGGCGTTCAGCCAGATATGTATAGAGGACGTTTATGGACTATGCGCCAATATGCAGGTTTTTCAACAGCCGAAGAATCTAACAAACGGTATAAATATTTATTAGCCAACGGTACTATGGGTTTATCAGTAGCTTTTGATTTACCAACCCAAATAGGGTATGATAGCGACCATGTAATGAGCGAAGGAGAAGTAGGTAAAGTAGGAGTGGCTATTGATAGCTTACGCGATATAGAAACGCTTTTTGACGGCATACAATTACAAGACATTACAACCAGTATGACCATCAATGCAACGGCATCCACCTTATTGTCGTTTTATATTGCACTGGCAAAAAAACAAGGAGCCGATATAAAGAAAATTTCAGGTACCATACAAAACGATATATTGAAAGAATACGCTGCGCGCGGCACCTATATTTATCCGCCAAAACCCAGCATGCGCATTATTACCGATATTTTTGAATACTGTAGTAAAGAAGTTCCTAAATGGAATACCATTTCTATTTCAGGTTACCATATACGTGAAGCTGGAAGTACCGCAGTGCAAGAAATAGCCTTTACTTTAGCCAATGCTAAAGCCTATAGCGAAGCAGCTATTGCCAAAGGATTAGATATAAATGTATTTGGTCAGCGCTTGTCGTTTTTTTTCAATGCACACAATAATTTTTTTGAAGAAATAGCCAAGTTCAGAGCTGCACGCAGAATGTGGGCTAAAATGGCTAAAGACCTGGGAGCAACCAATCCAAAAGCCATGATGTTGCGTTTTCATACCCAAACAGGAGGCAGTACATTACAAGCACAACAAGCAGAAAACAATATAGCCCGTGTAACGATACAAGCCATGGCAGCCGTATTGGGTGGTACCCAAAGTTTACATACCAATGGTTTTGACGAAGCATTGAGTTTACCTACCGAAGCTGCAGCGCGAACAGCTTTACGCACTCAACAAATAATAGCTTTTGAAAGTGGTGTGGTTGATACCGTTGATCCGTTAGGTGGAAGTTATTTTATAGAAGAATTAACTAACCAAGTAGAAGCTGAAGCGTGGAAATACATTGAACGTATTGATGCCATGGGGGGCAGTGTAAATGCTATTGAGCAAGGCTATATGCAAAATGAAATAGCCAGTGCCAGTTATAAATACCAAACCGATATAGAACGCAATGAAAAAGTAATTGTAGGTGTAAATAAGTTTACCGTAAAAGAAGAAGTAGCTCCTCCGGCATTTAAAATTGATGATAGTATCAGAGTACAGCAAACAGCCAGAATAAACCAGCTAAAAGCAGAACGTGATAATGACAAAGTAAAATATTGTTTAACCCAATTAGACCAAGCGGCTAAAGATGGAAGTAATGTAATGCCTTTTATTATTGATGCCGTTGAACAGTATGCTACATTGGGCGAAGTAGCTGATACATTTAGAAATGTTTTTGGAGAGTATAAAGCCTAA
- the gap gene encoding type I glyceraldehyde-3-phosphate dehydrogenase codes for MKVGINGFGRIGRLVFRAAMHNPNVQIVGINDLIDVDYMAYMLKYDSTHGIFKGTIAVEGGQLVVNGNKIRVTAERDPANLKWDEIGAEYIVESTGLFLEQSNASAHIKAGAKKVIMSAPAKDDTPTFVMGVNHKTYSKDMNIVSNASCTTNCLAPIAKVLNDNFGILEGLMTTVHAVTATQKTVDGPSAKDWRGGRGAYQNIIPSSTGAAKAVGLVIPELKGKLTGMSLRVPTPDVSVVDLTCRLVKGASYEAIKAAMKAASEGEMKGILGYTEDEVVSNDFLGDSRTSIFDAKAGISLNDNFVKVISWYDNEWGYSNKVVDLISYMDSVK; via the coding sequence ATGAAAGTAGGTATTAATGGATTTGGCCGTATTGGCCGTTTGGTTTTCAGAGCCGCTATGCACAACCCCAATGTGCAAATTGTAGGAATTAACGATTTAATTGATGTTGATTACATGGCCTATATGTTAAAATACGATTCAACTCATGGTATTTTTAAAGGTACTATTGCAGTAGAAGGAGGTCAGTTAGTAGTAAACGGAAATAAAATCAGAGTAACTGCAGAGCGCGATCCAGCCAACTTAAAATGGGACGAAATTGGTGCTGAATACATAGTAGAATCTACAGGCTTATTCTTAGAGCAATCAAATGCTTCGGCACATATAAAAGCAGGCGCTAAAAAAGTAATTATGAGCGCTCCTGCTAAAGATGATACTCCTACGTTTGTAATGGGTGTTAACCATAAAACATATTCAAAAGATATGAATATAGTTTCAAATGCTAGTTGTACTACCAACTGTTTAGCGCCAATTGCTAAAGTGTTAAACGATAACTTCGGTATTTTAGAAGGTTTAATGACTACTGTTCATGCAGTAACAGCTACCCAAAAAACAGTGGATGGCCCAAGTGCTAAAGACTGGAGAGGTGGTCGTGGAGCTTATCAAAATATTATTCCTTCGTCAACAGGAGCAGCTAAAGCAGTAGGTTTAGTTATTCCAGAATTAAAAGGAAAATTAACAGGTATGAGTTTACGTGTTCCTACACCGGACGTATCAGTAGTTGATTTAACTTGCCGTTTAGTAAAAGGAGCAAGCTACGAAGCTATTAAAGCAGCTATGAAAGCCGCTTCAGAAGGTGAAATGAAAGGTATATTAGGTTATACAGAAGACGAAGTAGTAAGTAACGATTTCTTAGGCGATTCACGTACTTCTATTTTTGATGCAAAAGCAGGTATTTCATTAAACGATAATTTTGTAAAAGTAATTAGCTGGTATGATAACGAGTGGGGTTATTCAAACAAAGTGGTTGATTTAATCAGTTATATGGATTCAGTAAAATAA
- a CDS encoding glycosyltransferase family 87 protein, producing the protein MQNKTLIGLYILATIIASVHLYLLPDNTFGGTYTHYNNFIIFKYSFWHLINGQDLYIEHLTDQYDLFKYSPAFALAMAPFALLPNWFGLVIWNLLNTSLLLWAVFKLKLFTNTQKQIALLLIFFETLTSLQSAQTNVMMVALFLFAYHFFETDKPHWAALMLMLSVFIKLFGLILFPLFLLYKYKEKFIVWSAVWFMLLLAIPLLVVNMNQLLHLYISWWNMLQQDHSVSFGLSVMGWLKTWFFIEPNKTLVVGLGLLILLVSIVLHIKTTDWTKRALLFASSLIWVIIFNHKAESSTFNIALVGVAIYYLVAPPSKLKNGLLVFCLLFTSLSPTDLFPPYVRVHIVTPYVLKAVPCIFIWFHINYLLFSRKQAFAEPVLETPKNQ; encoded by the coding sequence ATGCAAAATAAAACCCTCATTGGGCTTTATATTTTAGCCACCATTATAGCAAGCGTACATTTGTATTTGTTACCCGACAATACTTTTGGCGGAACCTATACCCATTACAATAATTTTATTATTTTTAAGTATTCATTCTGGCATTTAATAAATGGGCAGGATTTATACATTGAACATTTAACCGACCAATATGATTTATTCAAATACAGCCCGGCTTTTGCCTTGGCTATGGCGCCATTTGCTTTGTTGCCCAATTGGTTTGGCTTAGTAATTTGGAATTTACTCAATACCTCTTTATTACTTTGGGCGGTTTTTAAACTAAAACTATTTACCAATACACAGAAACAAATAGCCTTATTACTTATTTTTTTCGAAACGCTTACCAGTTTACAAAGTGCCCAAACCAATGTAATGATGGTGGCTTTGTTTTTGTTTGCCTATCATTTTTTCGAAACAGACAAACCACACTGGGCGGCTTTAATGCTCATGCTTTCCGTGTTTATTAAATTATTTGGTTTAATACTTTTCCCATTGTTCTTATTGTACAAATACAAAGAAAAATTCATTGTTTGGTCAGCCGTTTGGTTTATGCTTTTATTGGCTATTCCGCTCTTAGTGGTTAATATGAATCAACTACTGCATTTGTATATAAGTTGGTGGAATATGTTACAACAAGACCATTCCGTGAGTTTTGGTCTTTCCGTAATGGGTTGGTTAAAAACTTGGTTTTTTATAGAACCAAACAAAACATTGGTGGTTGGTTTAGGTCTGCTTATTTTATTAGTAAGTATTGTTTTACATATTAAAACCACCGACTGGACAAAACGGGCTTTGTTATTTGCCAGCAGTTTAATCTGGGTTATTATTTTTAACCATAAAGCTGAATCGTCTACCTTTAATATAGCTTTGGTTGGGGTGGCTATTTATTATTTGGTTGCACCACCAAGCAAATTAAAAAATGGCTTATTGGTATTTTGTTTGTTGTTTACCAGCCTTTCGCCAACCGATTTATTTCCGCCTTATGTAAGAGTACATATAGTTACTCCATACGTATTAAAAGCAGTACCTTGCATTTTTATTTGGTTCCATATTAACTATTTACTTTTTAGCCGTAAACAAGCATTTGCCGAACCGGTTTTGGAAACACCTAAAAACCAATAA
- a CDS encoding RDD family protein, producing the protein MEEKYPTLLARIQSSLIDGILVIILMYITSMLLDKFPNIYDEIRVFLFVLIVVLFDPICVSLGCTLGNYMMGIRVRKAEDTSKKIDFFQALFRYPIKLILGSISFLTIHSNPNRRAIHDFVSGSVMIEL; encoded by the coding sequence ATGGAAGAAAAATATCCAACACTTTTAGCAAGAATACAGTCTTCCCTTATTGATGGAATCCTAGTTATTATTTTAATGTATATTACATCTATGCTGCTAGATAAATTTCCTAATATTTATGATGAGATTAGAGTTTTTCTTTTTGTACTGATTGTAGTTTTGTTTGATCCAATTTGTGTAAGTTTAGGATGTACTTTAGGAAATTATATGATGGGGATAAGAGTGAGGAAAGCAGAGGATACCAGTAAGAAAATTGATTTTTTTCAAGCACTTTTTAGATATCCTATTAAATTAATTTTAGGTTCAATTTCATTTTTAACTATTCATAGCAATCCCAACAGAAGAGCAATTCATGATTTTGTTTCGGGAAGTGTGATGATAGAATTATAA